The following nucleotide sequence is from Tunicatimonas pelagia.
TTGAATGAAAGTATAAATTTCATAGAGCATTTCTATTGTGGTTTTCGTGCGACCTGGCCAGATAAGCCATACAAGGGCTACGATTATAAGTATGAGGCGAGAAACCTAAAAATAGAATAGTTATTCAGACTCTTCAAAAAGAGTATCCACACTTATTTCCAGAGCCTGGGCGATCCGGTAGGCAATGATGACTCCGGGTACCCGATCACCAGCTTCTATACTTTGAATATACCGCTCGTCAGTGTCGGCTTTAGCGGCGAGTACGACTTGCGTAATCTTTTTCACCTTGCGGTACCTTCGTATGTTGCTAGCGAGCCTCCTTGTTAGTTCTTCGGTGCTTATCATTGAATAAAGACCCCAAAAAAATATCTAAATAAACAC
It contains:
- a CDS encoding helix-turn-helix transcriptional regulator codes for the protein MISTEELTRRLASNIRRYRKVKKITQVVLAAKADTDERYIQSIEAGDRVPGVIIAYRIAQALEISVDTLFEESE